A stretch of the Papaver somniferum cultivar HN1 chromosome 6, ASM357369v1, whole genome shotgun sequence genome encodes the following:
- the LOC113288155 gene encoding uncharacterized protein LOC113288155: MIMETFMLLKWLVNSIGTMNFGCNNSSSSKNDKAQEISFYSMHDDEEKKFNKGAMKCGASSGFQMPLHYPRYKKSDYEKMEEWKVDVLLREYGLHSFKGTLDEKREFAMGTFLWPDQI; this comes from the coding sequence ATGATCATGGAGACTTTCATGCTATTGAAATGGCTTGTTAACTCAATAGGCACAATGAATTTCGGGTGCAATAATTCATCGTCATCGAAGAATGATAAGGCTCAGGAGATAAGTTTCTACTCGATGCATGATGATGAAGAGAAGAAATTCAACAAGGGCGCAATGAAATGTGGTGCATCATCAGGTTTTCAAATGCCACTTCACTATCCTCGTTACAAGAAGTCGGATTATGAGAAAATGGAGGAATGGAAGGTTGATGTGCTTCTCAGAGAATATGGTCTTCACAGTTTTAAGGGTACCCTTGATGAGAAAAGGGAATTTGCTATGGGTACTTTCTTGTGGCCTGATCAGATCTAA
- the LOC113290984 gene encoding uncharacterized protein LOC113290984, with translation MDQIKHHQMQQTTEGSNGVFQKPDNLLKKPTILQFLISLLSILSLILSYSSSQIPAFSSLSFHLFTYTIDRKYMFLLCNGILVFLARNFEFLSSTDQHQQYFSDKLSTGNVDQLWLKPEVLEVDGYEGVFVKESTGTSETCDDELLVIDEGGKEVTECLKEEEYELMTTKDSEKDEKIGTLFTKDDEEEDAKIHSHFSAESNGYPASQIDVAVLTAQ, from the exons ATGGATCAAATTAAACATCATCAAATGCAACAAACCACTGAAGGCAGTAATGGTGTTTTTCAGAAACCAGACAACTTACTAAAGAAGCCTACTATTCTTCAATTCTTAATCTCTCTTCTCTCAATACTTTCCTTAATCTTGTCCTACTCATCTTCACAGATTCCTgctttttcttccctttcttttcATTTATTTACTTACACTATTGATAGGAAGTACATGTTCCTCCTTTGTAATGGAATCCTTGTATTCCTTGCCAGAAACTTCGAATTCCTCTCTTCCACTGATCAGCATCAGCAGTACTTTAGTGACAAACTAAGCACAGGAAACGTAGACCAGTTGTGGTTGAAGCCGGAGGTTTTGGAGGTGGATGGTTATGAGGGAGTATTTGTCAAGGAGAGTACAGGGACTTCAGAAACTTGTGATGACGAACTACTAGTCATCGATGAAGGGGGGAAAGAAGTAACAGAATGTCTAAAAGAAGAGGAATATGAGTTAATGACTACCAAAGACAGCGAGAAAGATGAGAAAATTGGAACTTTGTTTACCAAGGATGATGAGGAAGAGGATGCTAAAATACATTCA CATTTTAGCGCAGAAAGTAATGGCTACCCTGCTTCCCAAATTGACGTGGCAGTGCTCACGGCTCAGTAA